From one Culex quinquefasciatus strain JHB chromosome 3, VPISU_Cqui_1.0_pri_paternal, whole genome shotgun sequence genomic stretch:
- the LOC119770036 gene encoding uncharacterized protein LOC119770036 — protein sequence MNEKATIRYQYDSYTPFTANGVNPLQRSEMSTVLKNVTQTSTTIAISSNKTTKYGCCSCQSKNSSNFWAAILTNLGICTLLFGYTLLGSFIFLAIEGGANQMQQRMLASTNRHLKPVSTRSDNHTLSQQVLLDALEARQRTVENIWDITVSLNILYKENWTSRSSWFAPETEQDRPPAAGYLVAAEDKTKVGIA from the exons ATGAATGAGAAAGCAACGATTCGCTATCAGTACGACTCATACACTCCTTTTACGGCTAATGGAGTAAACCCACTGCAGAGAAGTGAGATGAGTacggttttgaaaaatgtaaccCAAACATCTACAACGATAGCCATCAGCAGCAACAAAACTACCAAGTATGGATGTTGCTCTTGCCAGagcaaaaattcttcaaatttttggGCCGCAATCCTTACCAATCTCGGCATTTGCACTCTGTTGTTCGGGTACACATTGCTAG GATCGTTCATCTTCCTTGCCATAGAGGGAGGTGCAAATCAGATGCAACAGCGTATGCTAGCATCCACTAATCGCCACCTGAAGCCCGTTTCAACACGCAGCGATAATCACACACTTTCACAGCAGGTACTGCTCGATGCATTGGAAGCAAGACAAAGAACGGTCGAAAATATATGGGATATTACGGTATCTCTTAACATACTTTACAAGGAAAACTGGACTAG CCGTAGTTCCTGGTTTGCACCGGAAACAGAGCAAGATCGCCCCCCAGCAGCTGGATACctagttgcggctgaggacaaaacaAAG GTTGGCATCGCTTGA